In the Festucalex cinctus isolate MCC-2025b chromosome 10, RoL_Fcin_1.0, whole genome shotgun sequence genome, one interval contains:
- the use1 gene encoding vesicle transport protein USE1, whose amino-acid sequence MASRLEINFVRLLSRCESIASEKRGEAEWRLGKYVGALEEMLVALRKSISKPTPEVLTEYTRKVDFLKGLLEAEKLSSPAEKALANQFLIPGRTPTIANERMAATKTVHMQAKARCTGEMRDELLGTGFSNKETDLRNRRGLPLDERQSAAELDAILQHQHNLQEKIAEDMLNLARNLKNNTLAAQSIIKQDNQTLGQSMHQADLNFEKLKTESDRLEQHAKKSVNWLLWLMLILVSFTFISMILFIRLFPRLR is encoded by the exons ATGGCTTCCAGATTAGAAATTAACTTCGTCCGTTTATTGTCTCGCTGTGAGTCAATAGCTTCGGAAAAACGGGGCGAGGCTGAATGGAGACTGGGGAAG TATGTTGGTGCCTTGGAGGAGATGTTGGTGGCTCTGAGGAAAAGCATAAG CAAACCCACACCTGAAGTGCTGACAGAATACACAAGAAAGGTGGATTTTTTGAAAGGCCTTCTAGAAGCAGAGAAGCTG TCATCACCAGCGGAAAAGGCTCTAGCCAATCAGTTCCTCATCCCTGGCCGAACACCAACTATAGCCAATGAGAGGATGGCTGCCACTAAAACTGTTCATATGCAAGCCAAGGCCCGATGTACGGGGGAGATGAGAGATGAGCTGCTTGGCACG GGCTTTTCAAACAAAG AAACAGATTTGCGAAACAGAAG AGGTTTGCCTCTGGACGAGCGTCAGTCGGCTGCAGAGCTGGACGCCATCTTGCAGCACCAACACAACCTGCAGGAGAAAATCGCCGAGGACATGCTCAACCTGGCCAGgaatttgaaaaacaacacTCTGGCCGCGCAGAGCATCATCAAACAAGACAATCAG ACGCTGGGCCAGTCGATGCACCAGGCCGACCTCAACTTCGAGAAGCTGAAGACGGAATCGGACCGACTGGAGCAGCATGCCAAGAAGTCGGTCAACTGGCTGCTGTGGCTCATGCTCATCCTGGTCTCGTTCACCTTCATCAGCATGATCCTCTTCATCAGACTCTTCCCCAGGCTCAGATGA